A genome region from Hymenobacter tibetensis includes the following:
- the ruvB gene encoding Holliday junction branch migration DNA helicase RuvB: MRENYLTGANDHMDASEKDIDKALRPLSFDDFAGQDKVVENLKVFVAAAKRRGDALDHVLLHGPPGLGKTTLSHIIANELESGIKMTSGPVLDKPSDLAGLLTNLEPHDVLFIDEIHRLNPVVEEYLYSAMEDYRIDIMLDSGPNARSVQITLSPFTLIGATTRSGMLTSPLRARFGISSRLEYYDSKLLTSIVQRSAEILGTPIHEDAAYEIARRSRGTPRIANNLLRRTRDFAQIKGNGTITVEIAQFALNALDVDARGLDDMDKRILTTIIDKFKGGPVGLSTIATACGEEAETIEEVYEPFLIQEGYIKRTSRGREATEHAYQHLGKLMPQHLRGNTGELFS, from the coding sequence ATGCGCGAAAACTATCTCACCGGCGCCAACGACCACATGGACGCCTCCGAAAAAGACATTGATAAGGCCCTCCGCCCGCTTTCATTCGACGACTTTGCCGGCCAGGACAAGGTAGTGGAGAACCTGAAAGTGTTTGTGGCCGCGGCCAAACGCCGTGGCGATGCCCTCGACCACGTACTGCTGCATGGGCCTCCCGGCCTCGGCAAAACCACGCTTTCTCACATCATTGCCAACGAGCTGGAATCCGGCATCAAGATGACCAGCGGCCCGGTGCTCGACAAGCCATCTGACCTAGCTGGCCTGCTTACCAACCTCGAGCCGCACGATGTGCTCTTCATCGACGAAATTCACCGCCTCAACCCGGTGGTGGAAGAATACCTGTACTCGGCTATGGAGGATTACCGCATCGATATCATGCTCGATTCGGGTCCGAATGCGCGTTCGGTGCAGATTACGTTGTCGCCCTTCACGCTGATTGGTGCCACCACCCGTTCCGGCATGCTCACGTCGCCACTACGGGCCCGTTTCGGTATTAGCTCGCGCCTGGAATACTATGACTCTAAGCTGCTGACCAGCATTGTGCAGCGCTCGGCTGAAATCCTAGGCACACCTATTCATGAGGATGCGGCTTACGAAATTGCCCGCCGCTCGCGCGGTACGCCACGTATCGCCAACAACCTACTGCGCCGCACTCGCGACTTCGCCCAAATTAAAGGCAACGGCACCATTACGGTGGAAATAGCCCAGTTTGCCCTAAACGCCCTCGACGTAGATGCCCGCGGCCTCGACGACATGGACAAGCGTATCCTTACCACCATCATCGACAAGTTCAAAGGTGGTCCGGTGGGCTTGAGCACCATTGCCACGGCCTGCGGCGAGGAAGCCGAGACCATTGAGGAAGTGTACGAGCCGTTCCTGATTCAGGAAGGTTACATCAAGCGCACGAGCCGCGGCCGCGAAGCCACCGAGCATGCCTATCAGCACCTCGGCAAGCTCATGCCTCAGCACCTGCGTGGCAACACTGGTGAGCTGTTCAGCTAG
- a CDS encoding HIRAN domain-containing protein yields the protein MAAPDSSALVLLECLVAGTTHRSGLSEYEPHLQLGQRLVLTREADSTYDDWAVRVLTADPEPFWLGYLPEGRNETVARLLDAGFPLEARLNHKAWEDEWLHLEIEVVLLASNQS from the coding sequence ATGGCCGCTCCCGACTCCTCTGCCCTCGTTCTGCTTGAATGCCTCGTAGCCGGTACCACCCACCGCTCGGGCCTGTCCGAATACGAGCCACACCTGCAACTAGGACAGCGCTTAGTACTCACTCGTGAAGCCGACAGCACCTACGATGATTGGGCGGTCCGGGTCCTGACCGCTGACCCCGAGCCCTTTTGGCTGGGCTACCTGCCCGAAGGGCGCAACGAGACCGTGGCCCGGCTCCTAGACGCGGGCTTTCCACTTGAAGCCCGCCTCAACCACAAAGCCTGGGAAGACGAGTGGCTGCACCTGGAAATTGAAGTGGTACTGCTTGCCAGCAATCAGTCCTAA
- a CDS encoding DUF4268 domain-containing protein, whose protein sequence is MYSKAEASQIRQAFWTTFGQYMAPVPSAEGLPTNWINYKTGLKHVYFRLHADVRLASIGIELTHPDPEIRELFFEQFKELQTMLHETVGETWQWELHAEDANGQPLSRIYQELQPANLFNRDDWPRLISFFKPRLVALDEFWSTAQYAFDELR, encoded by the coding sequence ATGTACAGTAAAGCAGAAGCCTCCCAGATTCGGCAGGCCTTTTGGACCACCTTCGGCCAATACATGGCCCCCGTACCCTCGGCCGAAGGACTCCCGACCAACTGGATTAACTACAAAACCGGCCTCAAGCACGTGTATTTTCGGCTGCACGCCGATGTGCGGCTGGCTTCCATTGGCATTGAGCTAACTCACCCTGACCCTGAAATCCGGGAGTTGTTTTTCGAGCAGTTCAAGGAGCTTCAAACCATGCTGCACGAAACAGTGGGCGAAACCTGGCAATGGGAACTGCACGCCGAAGATGCCAACGGCCAACCGCTCAGCCGCATCTATCAGGAACTGCAGCCAGCCAACCTGTTCAACCGCGACGACTGGCCCCGGCTCATCTCGTTTTTCAAGCCACGTCTCGTTGCTCTCGATGAGTTTTGGAGCACCGCGCAGTATGCTTTCGATGAGCTACGGTAG
- a CDS encoding YfbM family protein: protein MTLRKVSDKQLREFLNEPDSILDFVDNSVPATQELDLDKAWHGLHFMLTGSDWEGPEPFAYLLDGGEIIGNEEDHDLGYGPARGLASAEVSRFAAALYSLSESEFKSRYNSAAMDELEIYPLEWSKEEKPEEIVEWLVTTFKELKQFVQDAVTKNQALLIYM from the coding sequence ATGACACTCAGAAAAGTGAGTGATAAGCAGCTACGTGAGTTCCTAAATGAGCCTGATTCAATACTGGATTTCGTGGATAACTCAGTGCCTGCCACTCAGGAGTTAGATCTGGACAAAGCATGGCACGGACTACACTTCATGCTGACAGGCTCGGACTGGGAGGGGCCGGAGCCGTTTGCGTATTTACTGGATGGCGGCGAGATAATCGGCAATGAGGAAGACCACGACCTGGGATACGGCCCCGCGCGCGGACTAGCCAGTGCCGAAGTCAGCCGCTTTGCTGCTGCGCTGTATAGTTTGTCTGAGTCAGAGTTCAAGTCACGCTATAACAGCGCAGCAATGGACGAGCTGGAAATATATCCGCTGGAATGGAGTAAGGAGGAAAAGCCGGAGGAAATAGTGGAATGGCTGGTAACTACTTTCAAGGAGTTAAAGCAATTTGTACAGGACGCTGTCACTAAAAATCAAGCCTTGTTGATCTATATGTAG
- a CDS encoding acyl-CoA dehydrogenase family protein, producing MSSQADVLSPQAKATKAHGSTNAAGFTDYYDIDGLLTEEHLLVRQSIRDFVKKEISPNIEKWAQDAYFPSEIVKKFGDVGAFGPTIPTEYGGGGLDYISYGLIMQEIERGDSGMRSTASVQGSLVMFPIYAYGSEEQRRKYLPKLASGEWLGCFGLTEPDHGSNPGGMVTKIEDKGDYYLLNGAKLWISNSPECQLAVVWAKDENGRIRGVIVERGMEGFSTPEIHNKWSLRASTTGELVFEDVKIPKENVLPNIDGLKGPLSCLDSARFGIAWGAIGAAIDCYESALKYSLEREQFGKPIGGFQLQQKKLAEMLTEITKAQLMAWRLGMLKNEGKATSAQISMAKRNSVDMALHVAREARQIHGGMGITGEYSIMRHMMNLESVITYEGTHDIHLLITGADITGIQAFK from the coding sequence ATGTCTTCCCAAGCTGACGTCCTCTCGCCCCAGGCCAAGGCCACCAAAGCCCACGGCTCCACCAACGCTGCTGGTTTCACCGATTACTACGATATCGATGGGCTGCTCACCGAAGAGCACCTGCTGGTTCGCCAGAGCATCCGCGACTTCGTGAAAAAGGAAATCAGCCCGAACATTGAGAAATGGGCCCAGGACGCTTATTTTCCTTCTGAGATTGTGAAGAAGTTCGGCGACGTTGGTGCCTTTGGCCCCACCATTCCCACCGAATACGGCGGCGGCGGGCTCGACTACATCAGCTACGGCCTGATTATGCAGGAGATAGAGCGCGGCGACTCCGGTATGCGCTCCACGGCCTCAGTACAAGGCTCGTTGGTGATGTTCCCGATTTACGCCTACGGTTCCGAAGAGCAGCGCCGCAAGTACCTGCCCAAACTGGCGTCCGGCGAATGGCTGGGCTGCTTCGGCCTCACCGAACCCGACCACGGCTCCAACCCCGGCGGCATGGTCACCAAAATCGAAGACAAAGGCGACTATTACCTACTGAACGGCGCCAAGCTCTGGATCAGCAACTCCCCCGAATGCCAGCTGGCTGTAGTGTGGGCCAAAGACGAAAACGGCCGCATCCGAGGCGTAATCGTGGAGCGCGGAATGGAGGGCTTCAGCACGCCCGAAATCCATAACAAATGGAGCCTGCGCGCCAGCACCACCGGCGAGTTGGTGTTCGAGGATGTGAAAATTCCCAAGGAAAACGTGCTGCCGAACATCGACGGTCTCAAAGGTCCGTTGTCCTGCCTCGATTCCGCTCGCTTCGGTATTGCCTGGGGTGCCATCGGTGCTGCCATCGACTGCTACGAGTCGGCGCTGAAGTACTCGTTGGAGCGCGAGCAGTTCGGTAAGCCCATTGGTGGCTTCCAGCTACAGCAGAAGAAGCTAGCCGAAATGCTGACCGAAATCACCAAAGCCCAGTTGATGGCGTGGCGCCTCGGTATGCTCAAAAACGAAGGCAAAGCTACCAGCGCCCAAATCAGCATGGCCAAGCGCAACTCCGTGGATATGGCCTTGCACGTGGCCCGCGAAGCCCGCCAGATTCACGGCGGTATGGGCATCACCGGCGAGTATTCCATCATGCGCCACATGATGAACCTGGAGTCCGTCATCACTTACGAAGGCACCCACGACATTCACCTGCTCATCACCGGCGCCGACATCACCGGCATCCAGGCGTTCAAGTAA
- a CDS encoding APC family permease, with product MSQATPHKKLNELEASAICGNDISSSCLYVSALAIAHAGQYAWVALLVVGAVLFLFRRIYGEVVGALPLNGGAYNVLLNTTSKRNAAVAACLTILSYMATAVISASEAMHYLHTLWHGLPIILATILLLGLFLLLTILGISESAVVAVGIFVLHLASLTLLAGVTGWYLFVHGLDTLVANWHMPLKGSLVSALFLGFSAAMLGISGFESSANFVEEQARGVFQKTLRNMWVVVTVFNPLLAFLAIAALPLVEVGQHTETLLSHLGNRTGGPWLATLISVDAVAVLSGAVLTSFVGVSGLMKRMTLDRILPQFFLKENKRCSNYIILITFFLLCLSVLLITNGELGPLAGVYTISFLSVMAFFALGNFLLKRKRPKLPRPVYASLLTVTLALLGVLAALYGNIRMRPDYLIVFLQYFLPAMVIVSAMLNRTAILNLVLDAAESFAKHSPRISRLTQLSIRRQLRELHRQEFVFFTKGDNVSNLNKVMAYVVENEFTNRLKIVTLLKKGETYPEDLLTDIRVLDRAYEQIVVDFVTINDQFGPELIDRLSKEWHIPKNFMFIGSPGNQFPYQISDLGGVRLII from the coding sequence ATGAGCCAAGCTACCCCACACAAAAAACTCAACGAACTGGAAGCCAGCGCCATTTGTGGCAACGACATTTCCTCCTCGTGCTTGTACGTATCGGCGCTAGCTATTGCGCATGCCGGCCAATACGCCTGGGTGGCGCTGTTGGTGGTGGGCGCCGTGTTGTTTTTGTTTCGGCGCATCTACGGCGAAGTGGTGGGGGCGCTGCCGCTCAATGGTGGAGCCTACAACGTGCTGCTTAACACGACCAGCAAGCGTAACGCGGCGGTGGCGGCCTGTCTCACCATCCTGTCATACATGGCTACAGCCGTTATTTCGGCTTCCGAGGCCATGCACTATCTGCACACGCTCTGGCACGGACTGCCAATTATTCTGGCCACCATCTTGCTGCTGGGCCTCTTTCTGCTGCTCACCATCCTGGGCATTTCCGAGTCGGCGGTGGTGGCAGTGGGTATTTTCGTGTTGCATTTAGCGTCGCTCACATTACTGGCGGGCGTTACGGGCTGGTACCTGTTCGTGCACGGCCTCGATACGTTGGTAGCCAACTGGCACATGCCCCTCAAGGGCAGCCTCGTTTCAGCGCTGTTTTTGGGGTTCAGCGCAGCTATGTTAGGCATTTCGGGGTTTGAAAGCTCCGCGAACTTTGTGGAAGAGCAGGCGCGTGGCGTGTTTCAGAAAACGTTGCGCAACATGTGGGTGGTCGTGACGGTGTTCAACCCGCTGCTGGCGTTTCTGGCCATTGCGGCACTGCCGTTGGTGGAAGTAGGCCAGCATACCGAAACGCTTCTTTCGCACCTTGGCAACCGCACTGGCGGCCCTTGGCTGGCCACGCTTATTTCTGTGGATGCCGTGGCCGTGCTCAGCGGAGCGGTGCTCACCTCGTTTGTGGGCGTGAGCGGCTTGATGAAGCGCATGACCCTAGACCGAATTCTGCCGCAATTCTTCCTCAAGGAAAACAAGCGGTGCAGCAACTATATCATTCTTATTACCTTCTTCCTGCTCTGCTTGTCGGTGCTACTTATTACCAACGGCGAATTGGGGCCGCTGGCGGGCGTGTATACCATTTCGTTTTTATCGGTGATGGCCTTTTTTGCGCTGGGCAACTTTTTGCTTAAGCGCAAACGCCCCAAACTGCCGCGCCCCGTTTATGCCAGCCTGCTTACCGTGACGCTGGCGTTGCTAGGAGTGCTGGCGGCGCTGTACGGCAACATCCGCATGCGCCCCGACTACCTCATTGTGTTCCTGCAATACTTCCTGCCGGCCATGGTAATAGTGTCGGCCATGCTCAACCGCACGGCCATCCTGAACCTAGTGCTGGATGCGGCCGAGTCATTTGCCAAACATTCGCCCCGGATTTCACGGCTCACGCAGCTCAGCATTCGGCGGCAACTGCGGGAGCTGCACCGGCAGGAATTCGTTTTCTTCACCAAAGGCGACAACGTATCGAACCTCAACAAGGTGATGGCCTACGTGGTGGAAAACGAGTTTACCAACCGCCTCAAAATTGTGACGCTACTTAAGAAAGGTGAAACCTACCCCGAGGACCTGCTGACCGACATTCGGGTGCTTGACCGCGCCTACGAGCAAATTGTGGTGGATTTCGTAACGATCAATGACCAGTTTGGCCCCGAGCTAATCGACCGGCTCTCGAAAGAGTGGCACATCCCGAAGAACTTTATGTTCATTGGCTCCCCTGGCAACCAGTTTCCTTACCAAATTTCCGACCTGGGCGGCGTGCGGCTCATCATATGA
- a CDS encoding TonB-dependent receptor, with protein MKTLLLSGAALLALPFSAWAQGPVSGTVTDARTGTALPGATILLDGAASAATDAAGNFSLSAVPAGIHELRISFLGYEPLVRRVQGQATEQRLNTTLQPGGVLTGEALVTASRANDRTATAYSNVNREELAKRNFGQDLPYLLDQTPSVVVNSDAGAGVGYTDIRIRGTNNTGINMTVNGVPLNDAESHGSFLVNLPDLSSSISSVQVQRGVGTSQNGGAAFGASINISTLDVRREAYGETQNTYGSFNTWKNNVSFGTGLLNGHFTVDGRLSRIATDGYMNRASSDLKSYYFAAGYQAKNTLLKFITFSGREKTYQAWNGVPEPALTGNRALLQQYIDNGELSEADAARVLQEGRRYSYYTYDNQTDNYQQNHYQLHLSQGLGSDWNLGAALHLTRGFGYYENYRANRRFSAYNLQDVVIGGDTLTRTNLVDRKWLDNYFYGGTFALNYQPQANDRFQATVGGAWNQFNNDHYGEVIWAQYASNGNIRHRYYFNDATKTDYNAYARATWQVLPKLGAYGDVQVRHIEYNIDGVEDDQNDVTTRARYTFFNPKAGATFSLAEGQQLYASFAVGQREPVRSDFTDRPAGDQSAKAERLEDFEGGYRFTRPDASLLGPGTVLRFEANYFSMNYRNQLVATGQLNDVGTALRTNVARSYRRGVELTGFVSADDKISLSTTLTLSRNRILNYQDVVYDENYEPVVAAPRASTISYSPGVVSAHTLEGQPVKDLRVALLLKTVSRQYLDNSQNAARSIRPYETVDLRLRYALHPSFLKEIELGLLVNNILNREYVANGYTYSYVGASGSQETFNWFFPQATRNFLASVGVKF; from the coding sequence TTGAAAACTTTACTGCTTTCCGGGGCGGCGCTGTTGGCGCTGCCTTTCTCGGCCTGGGCACAAGGTCCCGTGTCGGGTACCGTAACGGATGCCCGTACCGGCACCGCCTTGCCTGGCGCTACTATTTTGCTTGACGGTGCGGCTAGCGCGGCTACCGATGCCGCCGGAAACTTCTCGTTGTCGGCGGTGCCGGCGGGGATACACGAACTGCGCATCTCGTTTTTGGGCTATGAACCCTTGGTGCGGCGCGTGCAGGGACAAGCCACCGAGCAGCGCCTAAACACTACACTTCAGCCCGGTGGGGTGCTTACCGGCGAAGCCCTCGTAACGGCTTCCCGCGCCAACGACCGCACGGCCACCGCCTATTCCAACGTCAATCGAGAAGAGCTAGCCAAGCGCAACTTCGGCCAGGACTTGCCTTATCTGCTCGACCAAACGCCTTCGGTGGTGGTCAATTCCGATGCTGGCGCGGGCGTGGGCTACACCGATATTCGTATTCGGGGCACCAACAACACGGGCATCAACATGACGGTAAACGGCGTGCCGCTGAATGATGCCGAGTCGCACGGCTCGTTTCTGGTGAATCTGCCCGACTTGTCGTCCTCCATTAGCAGCGTGCAAGTGCAGCGGGGCGTGGGCACCAGTCAAAACGGCGGCGCGGCCTTCGGGGCCAGTATCAACATTTCCACGCTTGATGTGCGCCGCGAAGCTTACGGCGAAACGCAGAACACCTACGGCTCTTTCAACACCTGGAAAAACAACGTCTCGTTTGGGACCGGGCTGCTGAACGGGCACTTCACCGTGGATGGCCGCTTGTCGCGCATTGCCACCGACGGCTATATGAACCGGGCTTCCTCGGATTTGAAGTCGTATTATTTCGCGGCCGGCTACCAAGCTAAGAACACGCTGCTGAAGTTCATCACCTTCTCGGGCCGCGAGAAAACCTACCAGGCTTGGAACGGGGTACCGGAGCCAGCCCTTACGGGCAACCGGGCGCTGTTGCAGCAGTACATCGACAATGGAGAGCTAAGCGAAGCCGATGCGGCACGGGTGCTCCAAGAAGGCCGCCGCTACAGCTACTATACCTACGACAACCAAACCGACAACTACCAGCAAAACCACTACCAACTGCACCTGTCGCAGGGGCTGGGCTCCGACTGGAACCTGGGGGCGGCGCTGCACCTCACGCGCGGCTTTGGCTACTATGAAAACTACCGCGCCAACCGTCGTTTCTCCGCTTACAACCTCCAGGACGTAGTGATTGGCGGCGATACGCTGACCCGTACCAACCTGGTGGACCGCAAGTGGCTCGACAACTACTTCTACGGCGGCACCTTTGCGCTAAACTACCAACCGCAGGCCAACGACCGTTTTCAGGCAACCGTAGGCGGAGCCTGGAACCAGTTCAACAACGACCACTACGGCGAAGTAATCTGGGCGCAGTACGCTTCCAACGGCAACATCCGGCACCGCTACTACTTCAACGACGCCACCAAAACCGACTACAACGCCTATGCCCGCGCTACCTGGCAGGTGTTGCCAAAGCTCGGGGCGTACGGCGACGTGCAGGTGCGCCATATCGAGTACAACATTGATGGGGTAGAAGACGACCAAAACGACGTCACGACCCGTGCCCGCTACACCTTCTTCAACCCCAAAGCCGGTGCTACCTTCTCTTTGGCGGAAGGCCAACAACTGTATGCCAGCTTCGCGGTGGGCCAGCGGGAACCTGTCCGCTCCGACTTCACCGACCGCCCCGCCGGCGACCAAAGCGCGAAAGCCGAGCGTCTCGAAGACTTCGAGGGTGGCTACCGCTTCACTCGCCCCGATGCCAGCCTACTCGGTCCGGGTACAGTGTTGCGCTTCGAGGCCAACTATTTCTCCATGAACTACCGCAACCAGCTCGTAGCCACTGGCCAGCTCAACGACGTGGGCACGGCCTTGCGCACCAACGTAGCCCGCAGCTACCGCCGGGGCGTCGAGCTGACGGGCTTCGTATCGGCCGATGATAAAATTAGTTTGAGCACTACCCTCACGCTAAGCCGCAACCGCATTCTGAACTACCAGGACGTGGTGTATGACGAAAACTACGAACCCGTGGTAGCCGCGCCGCGCGCTTCCACCATCTCGTATTCGCCCGGCGTGGTTTCGGCGCACACCCTGGAAGGCCAGCCCGTGAAAGACCTGCGCGTGGCATTGTTGCTGAAAACGGTGAGCCGCCAATACCTCGACAACTCGCAGAACGCAGCACGCAGCATCCGGCCTTACGAAACGGTGGATTTGCGCCTGCGCTATGCCCTGCACCCGTCCTTTCTGAAAGAAATAGAGCTGGGCTTGCTGGTAAATAACATCCTTAACCGCGAGTACGTGGCCAATGGCTATACCTACAGCTACGTCGGCGCCAGCGGCAGCCAAGAAACGTTCAACTGGTTTTTTCCGCAGGCCACCCGCAACTTCCTAGCGTCAGTAGGAGTGAAGTTCTAG
- a CDS encoding GNAT family N-acetyltransferase produces MPAFEVRAITPADTYTLRHQVLWPDKPLEYVKVENDAAGLHFGAFLGEELVSVVSLFVEDSEARFRKFATHPTYQRQGIGSVLLKRVLTEARRHGATHIWCDARQDSADFYARFGLLPQGAEFFKGPIAYLRMGCEL; encoded by the coding sequence ATGCCTGCTTTTGAAGTCCGCGCCATCACCCCGGCTGATACCTATACGTTGCGCCACCAAGTGCTGTGGCCCGACAAGCCCTTGGAGTACGTAAAAGTGGAAAACGATGCCGCTGGGCTACATTTCGGGGCTTTCCTCGGGGAGGAATTAGTGTCCGTTGTTTCGCTTTTCGTGGAAGATAGCGAAGCGCGCTTTCGCAAGTTCGCCACGCATCCAACCTATCAGCGGCAAGGTATCGGGAGCGTTTTGCTGAAACGTGTGCTAACCGAAGCGCGCCGCCACGGAGCCACCCATATTTGGTGTGATGCCCGCCAAGACAGCGCCGATTTTTATGCCCGGTTCGGATTACTGCCGCAGGGCGCAGAATTCTTTAAGGGCCCCATTGCCTACCTACGCATGGGCTGTGAGCTATAG
- a CDS encoding aldose 1-epimerase family protein produces the protein MTYTLENEQCRVTIQASGAELSSFVRKDLDNLEYMWEADPAVWGRHAPVLFPIVGRLPNDTYTYQGQTYRLTQHGFARDQEFTLVRQAPAELAFELRANDATRALFPFDFSLLISYRLAGPMLTIGWEVTNLGTGELLFGIGAHPAFRCPLLPDEAFEDYEFVFDHPVSFERHLLEGGLLNGQTESVLQDETTLPLRYELFEQDALVLKHFDFTHVTLRSRRSGRGVRVRFDGFPYLGLWTKGPGARFVCIEPWQGIASATTDSGELAEKEGILTLQPNQEFVASYSITVE, from the coding sequence ATGACGTACACCCTCGAAAACGAACAGTGCCGCGTAACTATTCAGGCCAGCGGCGCTGAACTGAGCAGCTTCGTTCGCAAAGACCTCGACAACCTGGAATATATGTGGGAAGCTGACCCCGCCGTGTGGGGACGCCATGCGCCGGTGCTGTTCCCCATTGTTGGCCGCCTGCCAAACGATACTTACACCTACCAAGGCCAAACCTACCGCCTCACGCAGCACGGCTTTGCCCGCGACCAGGAATTCACGCTTGTCCGTCAAGCACCCGCTGAGCTGGCGTTTGAGCTACGTGCCAACGATGCTACCCGTGCCCTGTTCCCCTTCGATTTCAGCTTGCTGATCAGCTACCGGCTGGCGGGCCCCATGCTGACCATCGGGTGGGAGGTAACCAACCTAGGTACTGGTGAACTGCTCTTCGGAATTGGCGCGCACCCGGCTTTCCGTTGTCCCTTGCTTCCTGATGAGGCATTTGAGGACTACGAGTTCGTGTTCGACCATCCCGTTAGCTTCGAGCGGCATCTGCTGGAAGGCGGCTTGCTCAACGGCCAAACCGAGTCTGTGCTGCAAGACGAAACCACGCTGCCGTTGCGCTACGAGCTATTCGAGCAAGACGCTTTGGTGCTGAAGCACTTTGACTTCACGCACGTTACGCTGCGCAGTCGTCGGTCGGGCCGGGGGGTGCGGGTGCGCTTCGATGGTTTTCCTTACCTCGGCCTCTGGACCAAAGGCCCTGGGGCCCGCTTCGTGTGCATCGAGCCCTGGCAGGGCATTGCCAGCGCCACCACCGACTCGGGCGAACTAGCCGAGAAAGAGGGGATTCTGACGCTGCAGCCCAACCAGGAGTTTGTGGCCTCCTACAGCATCACCGTCGAATAG
- a CDS encoding AAA family ATPase, whose product MLRVAITGPESTGKTTLSRQLAAHYHTTWAPEYARAYLEERGPEYALPDLEAIARGQLHEEAQAIAAAEQQGHAICFCDTDLLVIKIWAEHAFGHCPEWILQRIEQQRYDLVLLLDVDLPWEPDPLREHPHLRQHFFTLYQQALQVQQATFAVVRGALAQRFEQARLLVDELLK is encoded by the coding sequence ATGCTGCGCGTCGCCATCACCGGCCCCGAATCGACGGGCAAAACCACCCTTAGCCGCCAACTGGCTGCCCACTACCATACCACGTGGGCACCCGAGTATGCTCGCGCTTATCTAGAAGAAAGAGGCCCCGAATACGCCTTGCCAGACCTTGAAGCCATTGCCCGGGGCCAGCTTCATGAGGAAGCGCAAGCCATTGCCGCCGCCGAGCAGCAAGGCCACGCCATCTGCTTCTGCGACACCGATTTGCTGGTCATAAAAATATGGGCCGAGCATGCCTTTGGGCATTGCCCTGAGTGGATTTTGCAGCGCATTGAACAGCAACGCTATGATCTGGTGCTGCTGCTCGACGTGGACTTGCCCTGGGAACCCGACCCGTTGCGTGAGCACCCGCACTTGCGCCAGCATTTTTTCACCTTATATCAGCAGGCCTTGCAGGTTCAGCAAGCCACTTTCGCCGTTGTGCGTGGTGCCTTAGCCCAGCGCTTCGAGCAAGCACGTTTGCTAGTAGATGAACTGCTGAAGTAA
- the pnuC gene encoding nicotinamide riboside transporter PnuC, translated as MLQSLYEFLTAAVGNSPLEWVAVLTGFACVWLAARESLWNFPVAIVSCGIYIVVYLRAGLYSDSMLQVMFIALSVYGWYEWLYGGRGKTELPVSHTRRREWVVCVLFVAGFTAGFGYYLEHNTDATVPHWDSFTTAGSLAAQYLLMRKRLENWWLWIVVDIIYVPILWYKQLYPTSALYALYLGLAVYGYVQWRRAMRKDELLLKLEPND; from the coding sequence TTGTTGCAGTCGTTATACGAGTTCTTAACCGCCGCCGTCGGCAACAGTCCGCTGGAGTGGGTGGCCGTCCTGACGGGGTTTGCCTGCGTGTGGCTAGCCGCCCGCGAATCGCTCTGGAATTTTCCGGTGGCCATTGTGAGCTGCGGCATCTACATCGTGGTGTATCTGCGCGCCGGCCTGTATTCCGATTCCATGCTCCAGGTGATGTTTATTGCGCTGAGCGTGTACGGCTGGTACGAATGGCTGTACGGGGGGCGCGGCAAAACCGAACTGCCTGTGTCGCACACGCGCCGCCGTGAATGGGTGGTCTGTGTGCTGTTTGTGGCGGGCTTCACGGCGGGTTTTGGCTATTACTTAGAGCACAACACCGACGCCACGGTGCCGCATTGGGACAGTTTCACCACGGCGGGTAGCTTGGCCGCGCAGTATCTGCTGATGCGCAAGCGCCTGGAAAACTGGTGGCTCTGGATAGTAGTAGACATCATCTACGTGCCTATTCTCTGGTACAAACAGCTTTACCCGACCAGCGCCCTTTATGCCTTGTACCTGGGGTTGGCCGTGTACGGCTATGTACAATGGCGCCGCGCCATGCGCAAAGATGAGTTGCTGCTGAAGCTTGAACCCAACGACTAA
- a CDS encoding rhodanese-like domain-containing protein — protein MLPELTPEELNRRLANGEDMQLIDVRQPEEYAYCRIEGSHLIPLGDLPQRVEELDETRPIVLICHHGVRSMQALAYLQHRHEKTNLLNLRGGIHAWSLRVDPSVAVY, from the coding sequence ATGCTCCCCGAACTCACGCCCGAAGAACTGAACCGCCGTCTTGCCAACGGGGAAGATATGCAGCTCATCGACGTGCGGCAGCCCGAGGAGTACGCGTATTGCCGCATTGAAGGCAGCCACCTGATTCCGCTCGGCGACCTACCCCAGCGCGTAGAAGAACTCGACGAAACGCGGCCCATTGTGCTCATTTGCCACCACGGCGTCCGCTCCATGCAGGCCCTGGCGTACCTGCAGCACCGCCACGAAAAAACCAATCTGCTGAATCTGCGCGGCGGTATCCACGCCTGGAGCCTCCGCGTGGACCCCTCGGTGGCGGTGTACTAA